The DNA region CTGTTTTTTTATTGAATTTACAAGCAATATTATTTTCATTGATGTAACTATAATATTTTATGGTATATATTGGCAATATCCTATTTGTTGGGAAAAAGTCAGATTTTATTGACTATTTTTAATTTTCTCATCATATCGCTTATTTCCTTTTATTTATATATAAAATACCATTTTTTGAGGTGTTTTACATGGGCGTTCTTATACTAGTTGTAAATGGATTTTGTGGATATTTTTATAGATAGAATCAATGCTATAAGGATTTTTAAAAAAGTTTATACTTATAGAATTAAGTAGAAAATATAATTAAATTTAACATATACAATAAATACCAAATGTTAATTTTAGATTAGATTTGTAATTAAATAGTATATTTTGTCTAAATTCAGTAAAAAAAAATTTGCACCCCAGGGGTGCAAATTTTAGAAATTATGCATTTTCAATTTTCTTATCTCCACAAATTATCACTTAGGCCATAATTTGAATCAAGGTTAAGATCAATTGTATGAACAGTTCCTTGTCCGTTAATTATAGCCATTTTTCTGGCCAGAATATCACTGGAATTAGTAGTTGAAGTACTTGCTATGGCGTTTGCAATAACCTTAAGAAGGTCTTTTTCACTCATATTAGGATTTGTAACATAAGTACTAGATATAATCTCCTGAGCAGCTGTGGATATACTGCCATTCTGGTTGACAATATCAAAGGCAAGGGCAAAGCCTCTTACTGTATTTAGCTTATATTTATCGCATATAAGCATTGCCTGATGTACTGTATATACCTGCGCATCTTTTTCAATACCTATGAAATCCTGATTATTAGTTAAATTTACAAGCTGTGAATACCAGGAGTTCGTAATATTATTTGAGGAATCATTAATGCTCTTAGCCCAGTTAAGTTGATTAGCCGGAGTGTCCTGCAGCATGTTGTGGATGGAATCATAATTAGTTCCAAAAATACTTTTCATCTCACTGTTGTATTGACTATCCATTCTGTTAAGAAGAGGCTGAAGAGTATTCTGACCTATGCACCACTGAAGATATCCAAGAGATAAACCTTCACCATCAAAATTTCCTACAATCTGATCGGAGGTTCCAACTTCGAATTGCTTGGTTATATTTGAGGCAATATTAACTACATTATTTGGAGGAGAAGTATAGTGTTGTATATAGGCATCAGATACATAGGCAGTGCTATTATTATAAATAATTTTATCCCATGTAATATTATCAGCACTATCAGTTACGCTGTCTAAGATGTCAATACTCTGATAGTCATATAGGACTCCTACAATGTTGTTGGCATCTAAGCTTGGGGCTGATCTTACATTAAGGTAAGCATTGTTTACATAGCCTTTTTTGTTATTAACGGTAACAGTACAATTTGCAGTTTTGCTTCCATCCACAGTTGTCGCTGTAATTGTAGCAGTACCTGCGGCTACAGCAGTTATTTTTCCAGTAGCATCTACTGTTGCTACAGCACTATTTGAAGATGCCCATGTTACATCTTTATTTGTAGCATTTGTTGGTACTGTAGTGGCTGTAAGGGTATCAGTATCACCCACTGTTAAATTCTCTATGGATTTATTTAGGCTTACTGATGTTACAGGGATCAGCGATGGATTATTTACTTTTATTGTTTTGCTTGATGATACTGTCTGTCCACTGTTTCCTGTGCTGGATACAGTTATGGTATGAGTACCGGTTTCTAATTTGGTAAGATCTAAAGTATAATTATAACCGCTATTTTTATTATTGTAATCTGGATAAGCGTTGTATACATCTTGCCTTGGAACTCCAGGAGTTATGTTTACAGCTGGCTGAGTATCTACAACTATAGATACCTGTTTTACGCCTGTAATGTCTAGTGCCCAGCCTCCTATATTAACACTGTTTTGATTGTCAAAGCTTTGATTTACCTGAGGAGAATCTATAGTTAGCAGGCTATCTGGTCTTGTAATAGTAATGCTGCTAGCTTGTACAGAACCATCATTGCCCACTGCCTGCACAGTTATTGTGTGTTTTCCGCCTCCAATAGTGGAAGTATCTAGAGTATAGTGATATCCGCTTTTAGTGTCATTATACTGAGGGAACACTTTGGCCACATCTGGTCTTCCATCTCCTATAGCTGCTATACCTGCTTGTTTATCATCCACTAATACATTAACCTGCTTTACTCCGGAAGGATTCAGTGCCCAACCGGTAACATTAGTACTGTTTCCTTTAAGCAGCAAGCCATTTTGAGGAAAATCTATGTCTGTCATAGCAGCTGGTCTGTATATGGTAACATTCTGAGAAGAAGTAGTGCCGTCATTTCCAGTGGCTTTTACTGTTATTTTATGGTTTCCAGCAGTTAATTTACCTGTATCAAGGGTATAGTCGAATCCACTATTGTTTTGGTTGTAGTCTGGAAACACTTTAGCTACATCCAGTCTTGCTGTACCTATATCTGCAGTGCCTACTTTATTATCATCAACAGATATTTCTACCTGTTTTAAGCCTGAAATGTTTAGTGCCCATCCGTTTATTGGCAGAGAATTTAGAGCGTTGGTACCATTTTTTATAGTATCCAGGCACATGATAGGTAGTGGTTTATCAAAATTTATGGTTGAATTGTTTTGCTCCACAGTTCCATCGTTACCAACTGCTTGTACAGTTATGGTATGTTTGCCACCTTCAATAGCAGAAGTATTTAAAGTATAATGGTATCCGCTTGTGCTGTTTTGATATTGAGGGAAAACCTTTGCTACGTCAGATCTTGAGTCTCCAAGGGATGCTGTACCTGCAGGTGTACCATCCACTAGAATATTAACTTGTTTTACTCCAGAAGGATTCAGTGCCCAGCCAGCTACATCTACATTGGTGGCACTTCCACTAATTGAACCTTTTGGAGTGTCTATAGTTGTAATATTTGAAGGCCTGTTTAGTGTGAAATTTTGTATGGCAGAGCTTCCATCATTACCGTTAGACTGTACAGTTATGGTATGAGCTATATGAGATAATTTACTTGTATCTAAAGTATAAGTAAAACCACTTGTTCCGTCATTATAGGCAGGAAAAATATTGGCTACATCCGGTCTTGCTATGCCTAAAGATGCATTTCCCACTTTAGTACCATCTACAAGTATGTCTACACTGGATACCTTTGAGGCATTTAAGGACCAGCCTGCTATGGTAGTTTGATTTAAGGTAGCATCTCCACTGTGAGGAATATCCACACATATTAAAGGTGCAGGCTTATTTACATTTATTTTTACCGAATTTAAATTTGTTGTGCCATCATTACCTATAGCTTGTACTGATAAAGTATGGGATCCTGCTCCAATGGAATTGAAATCTATAGTGTAGGAATAGCCGCTATTAGTATCATTATATTGTGAATAGAATTTATCCACATCTGGTCTTGAACCACCTATATTTGCATTGCCTTTAAATTGTCCATCTACAAGTATTTGAATTTGCTTTACACCAGATTTATTTAATGCCCAGCCACCTACAAATATAGACTTACTATTATTACTGTTGTCTTTTGGGAAGTCTATATCTGTTATTGGTGACAGATTTTCATTAATAGTTGCAGCGTAAACGCTGTTTGTTGTTCCTAATAAATAATCTTTTGACAAAAATAATGTACTTCCAATACTGAAAGCCAAAATTATTGCACATATTTTCTTCCTGTTCATATTATCCCCCTTGCATAAAGTATTAAAATGACATTGAAATGCTTTTAATGGCATTTATATGTATATATTATCATAAATTTCTATAGATTTTGTTACAGAAAGATAAACTTTTTTATGAATACATGAATATATGAATATATAAATATACCCCAGTGGTGTAAATTTTTCCAGAGTTGAATATGTTCGCACCCCTGAGGTAAAAATATTTCCATAAGAGTATAAATCTACACCTTATAGATGTAAATTTTGGAAACTGATCATATGTAAAGTTATAATAACAAATTTACTATTGATTTAATTATGAATAAATTATATAATAGTTTTGGAAACCAATGAGTTTTTAAAAAACCAACTGGTTTTTAGGGGTGAAAATAGATATGGAAAAACGTACGAAGATTCTTTTAGAGGCAAAAAAACTTTTTTCGGAACATGGATATAATAATGTATCAATGCAGTGTATAGCTGAAGCCTGCAGCATATCAAAGGCTTCAATTTATAAATTATTTGAATCCAAAAATGAATTATTGAGAAAGCTGCTGGAATATAATATTCAACAGATGCTCCATGAAGCTTCTACTATTGATTCTAAAGCGAATATGAATGATGAAGAAAAGTTTAAAGCAAAGATTTATTATGAAATTGAATCTTACATAGAAAACAAAGAACTTTCTAAAATGCTTATTTTTACATCATCCTCTGTTGATTGTACAGAGATAAAAAAGCATATAGAATTTGTAAGATTTACAATTATGAACTGGAATAAAAATAATTTACTTGAATACTATGGAGAGGATATTCTAAATATTGTATGGGATTTAACCTTTATACTTATGGGAAGTGTAAATATGCTCGCACAAATCATGATAGATAATAAATCAATAGTTACTACGGAGCAAATTGTTCAGGAAATAAAGAAAAATTTAGATGTACTGGTTAAGGATAAAAAAAACAGGCCTGCTCTATTTGCTGAAGAGAAGGTGAATAGTAAATTTAATTATAGGGAAAATAAAGATATTTTTGAAGAGGATATGATTGAAAAATGTCTATTAGATATTGCAGATGAATTAAATAATCTTCCAGACCGTGATACAAGAAAAAAGGAATCATTAGCTGCTTTAGATCATCTTAGTAAGGAACTTTCCAAAACAACAAAGGCAATTTATTTAGTAGACTCTCTATTAGGATACTTAAATGAAATTGATAACCTTAAACCCATAATCAGCAAACTAAAAGCATTAGGCATATGAAAATAAATAGTAAGTTAAAGACTGACTATTTATTTGAATGTGCCTTATATAGAGAAGGGGAGATTTTCAATGAACAATACAACATCATTAAAGCCAAGTAATCGTAATGCAATTGTCCTTGTATTTATTATTGGGGCCTTTGTGGCAATTTTAAATCAGACTTTGCTTGTTACAGCACTGCCTCATATTATGAGAAGTTTTAATATTACAGCAGATAAAGCTCAATGGCTTACAACAGCTTTTATGCTTGTAAATGGAATATTCATTCCAATAACGGCTTTTCTAATTGAAAGGTATTCAACACGTGCTTTATTCATATTTTCTATGGGTATTTTTAGTGTGGGTACTTTAATAGCCGCTGTATCACCTAATTTTACAATTTTATTAATTGCCCGCATTCTGCAGGCTGTAGGTGCTGGTGCCATGATGCCGCTTATGCAGACTGTATTCATCATTATTTTTCCAAAGGAAAAGCGTGGTGCAGCAATGGGAATGATAGGTCTTGTAATTGCCTTTGCACCAGCCATAGGTCCTACTTTAAGCGGATGGATTGTAGATCGTTTTTCCTGGAATTATTTATTCTATATTATTTTACCTATTGCAGTAATTGATTTGATTGTATCTTTATTTATACTTAAAAATGTTACTGAGCAAAAGGAAAGTAATTTAGATATTCTGTCAGTTATCCTATCTGTTTTGGGATTTGGAGGAATATTATATGGCTTCAGTACCGCCGGTGCAAATGGATGGTCAGATGGATGGGTAATTGCAACACTTGTTGTTGGTATAATTAGTCTGTTATTGTTTGTGTGGAGACAACTGAAAATAAAATCTCCTATACTGGAGTTTCGAGTATTTAAGGATAGAATATTTACTTTAACTACTATACTTGGTACTATTGCATTCTCAATGATGATGGCAATAGAAACCATACTGCCTATATATACACAGAATATGCGTGGTATATCTGCTTTTCATTCTGGATTAATGTTACTCCCAGGTGCTGTTATGATGGCGATTATGTCACCGGTAGCAGGTATAATTTTTGATAAGATAGGAAGTAAATTATTGGCCTTTGTGGGGTTGGGAATTATAACTGTAACAACTTTTCTTTTCTCTTCCCTGAATCTAAATACATCAGTTACATTTATTGTAATTGTGTATGCTGTACGTATGGCTGGAATAGCAATGATATTAATGCCTTTGACAACTGCTGGTCTCAATGCTCTTCCAAACAGGTTAATAGCTCATGGTACTGCTATGAATAATACTTTTCGTCAAGTTGGTGCTTCAATGGGGACCGCAGTATTGATATCCATAATGAGTAATTGGGGCAAGAATGGTAAATATGCAAATCCCCTTGATGCTCAGGTAGCGGGAATGCATACATCATTCATCATAGCCGCTGTTATATCCCTTAGTGCAGTATTCATGGTGTTTTTATTAAAGAGTGATAGAAAGACAATGGAATCTGAAGAAATACTTGAAGAAGCAAATTAAAGTACTCCAACAGTATATAATAAAGATGTTAGCTTATATTGCCTCAAGATAGAAAGTATATTTTATCTTGAGGCGTTTTTTAATATATTTATATAAGATCTTTACAGCTTGGGTTTTTAAAATTTACGGTGTCTTTTTAGCATTTTTTTTTCATTGGAAATATAATTTTTATCCAGAAATATAAAAATATTAAGATTTAAAATGTAATTTTAAATTAGTATATCTTCTTTACAAGAACGTATGTTCTGTGATATTATGGGTATAAATATAATGAGGATTTAAAAAATCAAGTTAAATTTCTCAAAACATATGCTAGCTAATGCAAAAGGAATTATTGCTTAAGAAATTATAGAGGATTATGGAGATGATTTAGGTGGATGTTTTTGATAAGCTGAAAATTCTCACGGATGCAGCAAAATATGACGTAGCATGTACTTCTAGTGGAGTAAATAGGGAGGCTGCTGCTGGGGGGATTGGAAATTCTACAGCCTGTGGTATATGCCATAGCTTTGCGGCGGATGGGAGATGTATTTCCCTTTTAAAGGTATTGATGAGTAATGCCTGTGCCTATGACTGCAAATACTGTGTGAACCGCCGTTCAAATTCAACTCCAAGGGCTTCATTTACGCCACGAGAGCTTGCAGACCTTACTATGAATTTTTATCGTCGTAATTATATCGAAGGTCTTTTTATCAGCTCTGGTGTACTGAAAAATCCTAATTACACCTGTGAAAGAATGATTGAAACCCTGAGTATACTGAGAGAAGAGTACAGATTCTTTGGATATATTCATGCAAAGGCCATTCCTGGAGCGGATAGGGATTTAATCCGGGTTCTTGGGATGCTGGCAGACAGAATGAGTGTTAATATAGAGCTTCCATCACAAAATAGCTTGAAGCTTTTGGCTCCGGACAAGTCAAAACATTCCATTTTAGCGCCTATGGGACATATTCAAAATCTGATACATGAAAACTCTACAGATTTGATAAAATATCAGCATGCACCTAAGTTCGCCCCCGCCGGTCAGAGCACACAGATGATTGTAGGTGCTACACCAGAAACGGATTTTCAAATTTTAAATTTAACAGAAGGACTTTATAAAAAATATAAGCTTAAACGTGTTTTCTTTTCTGCTTACATACCAGTTGCTGAGAATTCTGTGCTGCCAGAGGTGAGCACTAAGCCTCCGCTTTTGAGGGAGCACAGACTTTATCAGGCTGACTGGCTTCTAAGGTTTTATGGCTTTAAGGCTAATGAGATTTTGGATAAGGATCACCAGAGTTTTAATCCTTATATAGACCCAAAATGTAACTGGGCAATAAATCATATGGATACTTTCCCTATGGAGGTAAATCGCGCACACTATATGGATTTAATGAGAGTACCGGGCATTGGGGTAAACAGTGCTAAGCGGATTGTAACTGCTCGTCGTACCTCTAAACTTGATTTTCAACATCTTAAGAGAATGGGAGTTGTACTAAAACGAGCACAGTACTTTATAACCTGCTCTGGTAAAATTGCTGAGGGCTTAAAAATAACGGAGGCTTCAGTATTGAGGTCTTTGATGTCTGAAAAAACACTGGACATGTATAAACAGAATTTAAACCTTGAACAAAAACCAGAGCAGTTATCTTTTTTTGATGAACTTACACTAACTTAGATTGTGCAAATAATTTGAATAAAAAAGGTGATGAATTATAGATAAAATGCTTAGTGAATCAAATATTATTTATCAATATGATGGAAGCTTTGACGGATTGCTGTGCTGTGTATTTGAAAGTTATGATAAAAAAGAAATCCCCATGGATATTATTCTGCCCAGCGCATCTCAAACTTTACTACTTCCCATAAAGGAAATTTCAACGGATTTGCAGAAATCCACTAGAGTTTTTAGTTCCATACCTAAAAAAATGGGCATTGCTGCCCTGGATTTTGTGCATCGCGCCTTCTTAACTTGCCTTTTGCAAAAGGAATTATACATACTTTTGTTTCTTCGTAGAGGCTATCGTTACGGAAGTAAAGTAATGGATATGCTTACTGACGATGTAGTAAACAGACTATTTAAGGCAGTGAAACATTTGAATAACGAAAGTCACTTACTTAAGGGGTTTATTCGTTTTTCTGTTTTTAAGGGTGGGCTAGTGGCGGAAATAGAGCCTAAAAATTATGTGTTGCCATTACTGGTACAGCACTTTTGCCAGAGATATCCGGAGGAACACTTTTTAATTTATGATAAAACCCATGGTATGGCGCTAATATATAAGCCACATAAGCCTTCTATTATTCCCATTGAAGATCTTAAGATTCCAGAACCAGATGAGGAGGAATTGCATTTTCGTAAACTGTGGAGGCTTTTTTATAATACCATTGAGGTGGAAGGGCGTCATAATCCAAAGTGCCGCATGAGTCATATGCCAAAGCGTTACTGGAAATATATGACAGAGTTTGGCGCTGGTGAAAAGTTTCTTCCGTGAATATGAGGCTTGTGAAGATAATTATCTGGTAAAAGATACTGAATAATTATTTATTTGTCATGCTTAAAAGCTTAGATAAACAGAGTTCATGGTATCAGGTGAAGTTTTTATTCTATGTGATGCTTAGAAATGGATAAATTTTCAATGAAATTTAATAAAATTATAATATGAATTTTGTGATAATTTTATGTATAATGTACTTAATATACTATTTTTTATAAATGTAATAGGGGTGAATAAATGAGAAAGAGTAATCGATTTAAATTTTTAAGAATATTAGCAGTAGTGATAAGTTTTCTTATGATTTCACAACCAGTTTTTGCCAGCACCACTGGAAATCAAAATTATAAGTACATGGAGGACAGTAATATTTTACCTGTACTTAGCAGCAGTGGTGTTACAAAATTGGGGGATGTAGAAGCTAATAAGCAGTTAAGTATAACAATAGGATTAAAATTTCGAAATAAGGATCAGCTGCAACATAAAATTAAAGCAGCACATGACGCTGGTAAAGCTGGGAGAGTAGTAAGTGCCCAGGATATGAATAATAATTTTCTACCTAGCAAAAGTGCAAATAACACGGTTATTGAATTTTTGAAAAACAGTGGATTAAAAATTACTAAAACTTACAATAGCCATATGACAATTAAAGCCACTGGCTCTGTACAGGATATAGAAAAGGCATTTAAAGTAAAGCTAAATTATTACTCTAAAGATGGAGTAGAGTTTTTGGCTAATAGCACCCAGCCACAACTACCAGATGATATAGTAGGATTGGTGCAAAATATTTCTGGTCTCAATAATTTTAAGCTTAAACCATCATCATCTTACAATAAACAAATAAAGTCTCAATCATTAAGTACATCATCCTTTACCCCACAACAATTACAAAAAGCATATGATTTTACATCTGCTTATGCAAATAATGTTAATGGCAAGGGTATCAAATTAGCTATAGCATCTTATAATTCTTTTAATAAAAGTGATATAGATAATTTTCTTAATACTTTTGACATTAAAGGAACTAATGCTATTACTACTATAAATGTGGGTGGTGTTCCGCAGTATGATGAAATTGGCTCTGAAGAAACTACAATGGACATAGAGTGTGCCCTATCAAGTGCTCCAGGAGCACAATTACTTGTTTATGATGGAGTTAATGCAGATACAGCTACAGAAACGGATTTGTTTACACAAATCGTAGATGATGGACAAGCTAACGTAGTAAGTTATTCTTGGGGAAGTGAAGAGCAATACTTTAGCCCTTCTGAGTTAGCTGAAATGAACAATTTATTTATGGCTGGTGCAGCAAAGGGAATTACTTTTGTAGTAGCTTCAGGGGACTATGGAAGTAATGTTATTAATTATCCAGCATCAGACCCTTATGTTACGGCTGTTGGAGGAACAACGTTAAAAATAAATAATAGTTCCGGGGAAATTTCCAGTGAAACAGGTTGGGGTGTGGATGGTTACGGATATGGTAGTGGAGGCGGCAGCAGCTCATTTTTTTCAACACCATCATGGCAGCAGGGAATAACACCTTTAAATAATGGACACAGAATGATTCCAGATGTTTCCCTTGATGCTGATCCTAATACCGGATATACTATTTATTCTAATGGAAACTGGTATCAGTATGGAGGTACCAGTGCGGCTGCTCCAGAATGGGCTGCTATATTTGCTTTAGTTAACCAGAGTAGAGAAAGTAAAGGCCTAGGTACTATAGGACTCGCAAATTCAAGATTGTATTCATTGGCCAATCAATCAGTATTTCATGATATTGTTAGTGGATCAAATGGCGAATATTCCTCTTCACTAGGTTATGATATGGTGACCGGGTTAGGGTCAGTCGATGTGTGGAAATTGGTTAGTGCCTTATCAGATGTTAATACAGAAAATTATACTGTTACCTATAATGGAAGTGGCGGCAATGGTGGAAGTGTACCTGTTGATAGTAAAGCATATGCTTCAGGGGAAACAGCAATTGTATCTGGTAATGTAGGTAATCTTGTAAAAACAGGTTATAGATTTGCAGGATGGAATACAGCACCAGATGGAAGCGGTATAGATTATTCACCTAATAGTATTTTTACTATGGGAAATTCTAGTGTAACATTATATGCAAAATGGAATTCTATTTATCCAGTTGCAGGCTGTATAGATACTCCCTCAGAGGGACAGACCATAAGTGGCATCAATATGATTAATGGGTGGTTTCTTGATGGAAATGGAGTAAAAAAGGTAGAAGTACTGGTAGATGGAACAGTGGTTGGAACAGCCAGCTATGGAGATGGAAGATTGGATGTGGCAAGGGTATATCCAACCTATAACAACGGAAACAGCGGCTATCACTATAGTCTAGATACAACTAAGCTTACTAATGGAAGGTATACCATAGTAATAAGGGAAACGGGAAACAATAATTTACAGACCAATTTAAGTGGAAGAAATATAACAGTGGCTAATCCAGTAATAGGCTGTATAGATACCCCTTCAGAGGGACAGGCCATAAGCGGAAGCAGCATGATTAATGGCTGGTTTCTGGATTCCACAGGAGTAAATAAAATAGAAGTGATTGTGGATGGAAACGTAGCTGGAACAGCCAGCTATGGAGATGGAAGATTGGATGTGTCAAAGGTATATCCATCCTATAACAACGGAAACAGTGGCTATCACTATAATCTTGATACCACAAAGCTAAAGGATGGAAAGCATACTATAGTGATAAGAGAAACAGGCAACAATAATTCTCAGACCAGTTTAGGGGGAAGAAACATAACAGTATCAAATAATCCCGTAGGCTGTATAGATACTCCATCAGAGGGACAGACCATAAGTGGCAGCAATATGATTAATGGGTGGTTTCTTGATGGAAATGGAGTAAAAAAGGTAGAAGTACTGGTGGATGGAACATTAGTAGGAACAGCCAGCTATGGAGATGGAAGATTGGATGTGTCAAAGGTATATCCATCCTATAACAACGGAAATAGCGGCTATCACTACAGTCTTGATACAACTAAGCTTACTAATGGAAGACATACCATAGTAATAAGGGAAACGGGAAATAATAATTCCCAGACCAATTTAAGTGGAAGAAATATAACAGTGGCTAATCCAGTAATAGGCTGTATAGATACCCCTTCAGAGGGAC from Clostridium pasteurianum BC1 includes:
- a CDS encoding Ig-like domain-containing protein; its protein translation is MNRKKICAIILAFSIGSTLFLSKDYLLGTTNSVYAATINENLSPITDIDFPKDNSNNSKSIFVGGWALNKSGVKQIQILVDGQFKGNANIGGSRPDVDKFYSQYNDTNSGYSYTIDFNSIGAGSHTLSVQAIGNDGTTNLNSVKINVNKPAPLICVDIPHSGDATLNQTTIAGWSLNASKVSSVDILVDGTKVGNASLGIARPDVANIFPAYNDGTSGFTYTLDTSKLSHIAHTITVQSNGNDGSSAIQNFTLNRPSNITTIDTPKGSISGSATNVDVAGWALNPSGVKQVNILVDGTPAGTASLGDSRSDVAKVFPQYQNSTSGYHYTLNTSAIEGGKHTITVQAVGNDGTVEQNNSTINFDKPLPIMCLDTIKNGTNALNSLPINGWALNISGLKQVEISVDDNKVGTADIGTARLDVAKVFPDYNQNNSGFDYTLDTGKLTAGNHKITVKATGNDGTTSSQNVTIYRPAAMTDIDFPQNGLLLKGNSTNVTGWALNPSGVKQVNVLVDDKQAGIAAIGDGRPDVAKVFPQYNDTKSGYHYTLDTSTIGGGKHTITVQAVGNDGSVQASSITITRPDSLLTIDSPQVNQSFDNQNSVNIGGWALDITGVKQVSIVVDTQPAVNITPGVPRQDVYNAYPDYNNKNSGYNYTLDLTKLETGTHTITVSSTGNSGQTVSSSKTIKVNNPSLIPVTSVSLNKSIENLTVGDTDTLTATTVPTNATNKDVTWASSNSAVATVDATGKITAVAAGTATITATTVDGSKTANCTVTVNNKKGYVNNAYLNVRSAPSLDANNIVGVLYDYQSIDILDSVTDSADNITWDKIIYNNSTAYVSDAYIQHYTSPPNNVVNIASNITKQFEVGTSDQIVGNFDGEGLSLGYLQWCIGQNTLQPLLNRMDSQYNSEMKSIFGTNYDSIHNMLQDTPANQLNWAKSINDSSNNITNSWYSQLVNLTNNQDFIGIEKDAQVYTVHQAMLICDKYKLNTVRGFALAFDIVNQNGSISTAAQEIISSTYVTNPNMSEKDLLKVIANAIASTSTTNSSDILARKMAIINGQGTVHTIDLNLDSNYGLSDNLWR
- a CDS encoding TetR/AcrR family transcriptional regulator produces the protein MEKRTKILLEAKKLFSEHGYNNVSMQCIAEACSISKASIYKLFESKNELLRKLLEYNIQQMLHEASTIDSKANMNDEEKFKAKIYYEIESYIENKELSKMLIFTSSSVDCTEIKKHIEFVRFTIMNWNKNNLLEYYGEDILNIVWDLTFILMGSVNMLAQIMIDNKSIVTTEQIVQEIKKNLDVLVKDKKNRPALFAEEKVNSKFNYRENKDIFEEDMIEKCLLDIADELNNLPDRDTRKKESLAALDHLSKELSKTTKAIYLVDSLLGYLNEIDNLKPIISKLKALGI
- a CDS encoding MDR family MFS transporter; the encoded protein is MNNTTSLKPSNRNAIVLVFIIGAFVAILNQTLLVTALPHIMRSFNITADKAQWLTTAFMLVNGIFIPITAFLIERYSTRALFIFSMGIFSVGTLIAAVSPNFTILLIARILQAVGAGAMMPLMQTVFIIIFPKEKRGAAMGMIGLVIAFAPAIGPTLSGWIVDRFSWNYLFYIILPIAVIDLIVSLFILKNVTEQKESNLDILSVILSVLGFGGILYGFSTAGANGWSDGWVIATLVVGIISLLLFVWRQLKIKSPILEFRVFKDRIFTLTTILGTIAFSMMMAIETILPIYTQNMRGISAFHSGLMLLPGAVMMAIMSPVAGIIFDKIGSKLLAFVGLGIITVTTFLFSSLNLNTSVTFIVIVYAVRMAGIAMILMPLTTAGLNALPNRLIAHGTAMNNTFRQVGASMGTAVLISIMSNWGKNGKYANPLDAQVAGMHTSFIIAAVISLSAVFMVFLLKSDRKTMESEEILEEAN
- a CDS encoding putative DNA modification/repair radical SAM protein; this encodes MDVFDKLKILTDAAKYDVACTSSGVNREAAAGGIGNSTACGICHSFAADGRCISLLKVLMSNACAYDCKYCVNRRSNSTPRASFTPRELADLTMNFYRRNYIEGLFISSGVLKNPNYTCERMIETLSILREEYRFFGYIHAKAIPGADRDLIRVLGMLADRMSVNIELPSQNSLKLLAPDKSKHSILAPMGHIQNLIHENSTDLIKYQHAPKFAPAGQSTQMIVGATPETDFQILNLTEGLYKKYKLKRVFFSAYIPVAENSVLPEVSTKPPLLREHRLYQADWLLRFYGFKANEILDKDHQSFNPYIDPKCNWAINHMDTFPMEVNRAHYMDLMRVPGIGVNSAKRIVTARRTSKLDFQHLKRMGVVLKRAQYFITCSGKIAEGLKITEASVLRSLMSEKTLDMYKQNLNLEQKPEQLSFFDELTLT
- a CDS encoding TIGR03915 family putative DNA repair protein, translated to MLSESNIIYQYDGSFDGLLCCVFESYDKKEIPMDIILPSASQTLLLPIKEISTDLQKSTRVFSSIPKKMGIAALDFVHRAFLTCLLQKELYILLFLRRGYRYGSKVMDMLTDDVVNRLFKAVKHLNNESHLLKGFIRFSVFKGGLVAEIEPKNYVLPLLVQHFCQRYPEEHFLIYDKTHGMALIYKPHKPSIIPIEDLKIPEPDEEELHFRKLWRLFYNTIEVEGRHNPKCRMSHMPKRYWKYMTEFGAGEKFLP